CCCGAAGGCCGGTATATCCGGAATCGCGCCGATGGGTAAAGGCAATGAAGCGGGCTGGAACTGGACCAACTTCCTGTTCGAAGCCGGCGGGGATATCGAAGTGAACGAGGACGGCAAAGTGAAAGCGGTGTTTAACTCGGAAGCCGGCGTGAAGGCACTGGACTTCTATAAGAAGCTGAGATGGGAAGCGAATGCTATTCCGCAGGATTGGGCCCTCGGTTGGGGCGATGCCGTCAGCTCGTTCCAGCAGGGACGTACGGCAATGGTTATTGCTGGCGCATTTGACGTGATCCAGCCGGCATTGAATGAGGGCGGCATGAAGCCTGAGGATGTGCTTGCATATCCGATGCCTGCGATGGAGAAAGGCGGAGCGCATCATGGCATTTTGGGCGGAAATTATTTGGTCATCAACCCGAATGCCACGAAGGAAGAACAGGAAATGGCATTCCGCTATATCACGTTTGATTATTTTACGGATGATGCGCTGAAATCGGTGGAAGATACGATTAATGCCCGCAAAGCCGAAGGCAAATACTTTGTACCGACGCCGCTTGAATATTTCAGCGATGATTCCGAGTATGCCGCGAAGGTGAAGGCCATCTACGATAAGTACGACAATGTCTACAAATATGATCCGCAGCTCTTCAGCCTGTTGGAAGGCAAACCGGAAGCGCAATTCGGAACGCAGGATTATTATGCGGCGATGTCCAATGTCGTGCAGGAATCGTTCTCGAAGGAAGGCACGGATTCCAAGAAACAGCTAGACGAAACAGCCAAGTTGGTTCAGGAGAATTTTTTCGATAAGATCGAACAGAAGTAAGGGTGCGGCTGTCCCGGATGGGATTGGGGAGAACTCTGCAGCACAAAAAAGAGAGACGCCGGAAACAGCGTCTCTCTTTGCTTTTTCATATCCTTGGCAATAGCTGCTAAAAGCCGGGCGAAAGGTCAGCCCTTCCCAAG
Above is a window of Paenibacillus sp. FSL K6-1330 DNA encoding:
- a CDS encoding extracellular solute-binding protein; protein product: MRKFSALLICLMLFSSLLAACGGGKAAPEAGNKDGGTANSGGTTTTQTEEPKEDIADQKITIKIHYPLPDDTTLRQQEDDKIARFQAKYPNVTIVKDDWQYSVNEIGVKMASNEAPTFYNTWATEAQLLVERGWVADITEFWNDWEYKDDMNPVLQDQFIVDGKVYGVTQNGYITSTIVNKKLLDAKGVPVPPMDWTWDDMYNTAKGAADPKAGISGIAPMGKGNEAGWNWTNFLFEAGGDIEVNEDGKVKAVFNSEAGVKALDFYKKLRWEANAIPQDWALGWGDAVSSFQQGRTAMVIAGAFDVIQPALNEGGMKPEDVLAYPMPAMEKGGAHHGILGGNYLVINPNATKEEQEMAFRYITFDYFTDDALKSVEDTINARKAEGKYFVPTPLEYFSDDSEYAAKVKAIYDKYDNVYKYDPQLFSLLEGKPEAQFGTQDYYAAMSNVVQESFSKEGTDSKKQLDETAKLVQENFFDKIEQK